Proteins from a single region of Campylobacter concisus:
- a CDS encoding anaerobic ribonucleoside-triphosphate reductase activating protein: protein MHKVFSITPFTTLDYPDKVAAVVWFAGCNMRCVYCYNIEVVNSNGNIEMDEVCNFLDRRIGKLNGIVFSGGECTANPLFLKLAREVKSRNFCLKVDTNGSHIEILKEAIGEGLIDYIALDFKAPKEKFTGITGSNLYEKFISTLKYLLEINFDFEVRTTVHADFLDETDISLMSEILYDLGYRGNYYLQKFLSTGENFGNLVDAKSSFDPKKIISKLPIKLRNF from the coding sequence TTGCATAAAGTCTTTAGTATAACGCCATTTACTACGCTTGATTATCCAGACAAAGTGGCTGCGGTAGTTTGGTTTGCAGGCTGTAATATGCGATGCGTGTATTGCTACAATATAGAAGTTGTAAATTCAAATGGCAATATAGAAATGGATGAGGTTTGTAACTTTTTAGACCGCCGTATAGGTAAGCTAAATGGCATCGTCTTTAGCGGTGGCGAATGCACGGCAAATCCTTTATTTTTAAAACTTGCAAGAGAGGTTAAGTCAAGAAATTTTTGCCTAAAGGTCGATACAAATGGCTCTCATATTGAGATTTTAAAAGAGGCGATAGGCGAGGGACTGATTGATTATATCGCACTTGATTTTAAAGCGCCAAAAGAGAAATTTACGGGCATAACTGGCTCAAATTTATATGAAAAATTTATTAGCACACTAAAATATCTGCTTGAGATAAATTTTGATTTTGAAGTAAGAACAACCGTGCATGCAGATTTTTTAGATGAAACAGATATTTCTTTGATGTCTGAAATTCTTTATGACCTTGGATATAGAGGCAATTATTATTTGCAAAAATTCCTTAGCACAGGTGAAAATTTTGGAAATTTAGTTGATGCTAAAAGTAGCTTTGATCCGAAAAAAATCATCTCAAAACTTCCTATTAAACTAAGAAATTTTTAA
- a CDS encoding iron-containing alcohol dehydrogenase, giving the protein MQNFSFLNPTKIEFGKDKEQNIGKYMKEFGVKKTLIIYGSDRIKQNGLFDVAAKSLSANGIEFCKIGGVKSNPVLSKVNEAINLAKKQGVDSVLAIGGGSVLDTAKAVAAGVKYNGDVWDFFTGKSPKEALMIFDIITLAATGSEMNGGSVVTNEATKQKFAMHGACLYPKVSVINPLLQASVSKEYLVYSASDIIAHSIEGYFTASIQPEIINLYIEANIKTVIKTTEILLKEPENYDARGEFAWAATMALNGLTYVGTAGYSYPNHMIEHAIGAVVDCAHGAGLSVVMPAWMKWYKSRNLEAFKRFGKEIFGVDDADAGIEKLKEWFSKVGTPTSLIEIGVDDTNLDEIMALVYDYAKGRGLEQIYTKEAISEIFALSR; this is encoded by the coding sequence ATGCAAAATTTTAGCTTTTTAAATCCTACAAAAATAGAATTTGGCAAAGATAAAGAGCAAAATATCGGCAAATACATGAAAGAATTTGGTGTTAAAAAGACGCTTATCATCTATGGCAGCGATAGGATCAAACAAAATGGTCTTTTTGATGTGGCAGCAAAGAGCCTAAGTGCAAATGGTATCGAGTTTTGCAAGATAGGCGGTGTGAAGTCAAACCCAGTGCTAAGCAAGGTAAATGAGGCTATAAATTTAGCTAAAAAGCAAGGTGTCGATAGTGTGCTAGCCATAGGCGGTGGCTCAGTGCTTGACACGGCAAAGGCTGTGGCTGCAGGTGTGAAGTATAACGGCGACGTTTGGGACTTTTTTACTGGTAAAAGTCCAAAAGAGGCACTTATGATCTTTGACATCATAACTCTAGCTGCAACTGGTTCAGAGATGAACGGCGGCTCGGTCGTCACAAATGAAGCCACGAAACAGAAATTTGCTATGCACGGAGCATGTCTTTACCCAAAAGTCTCAGTGATAAATCCACTTCTTCAAGCAAGCGTGAGCAAAGAGTATTTGGTCTATTCAGCCTCAGACATCATTGCTCACAGCATCGAGGGATACTTTACAGCGAGCATTCAGCCTGAGATCATAAATTTATACATCGAAGCAAATATAAAAACCGTTATAAAAACGACAGAAATTTTACTAAAAGAGCCAGAAAACTATGATGCTAGAGGCGAGTTTGCCTGGGCTGCTACGATGGCGCTAAATGGCTTAACTTACGTTGGCACAGCTGGCTACTCATATCCAAATCACATGATCGAGCACGCCATAGGTGCGGTGGTTGATTGTGCGCATGGAGCTGGGCTAAGTGTCGTGATGCCAGCTTGGATGAAGTGGTATAAGAGTAGAAATTTAGAGGCATTTAAGCGCTTTGGCAAAGAAATTTTTGGCGTAGATGACGCAGACGCAGGCATAGAGAAATTAAAAGAGTGGTTTAGTAAGGTTGGCACGCCAACAAGTCTTATTGAAATCGGAGTTGATGATACAAATTTAGATGAGATCATGGCTCTAGTTTATGATTATGCCAAGGGCAGGGGCTTGGAGCAAATTTATACAAAAGAGGCAATAAGTGAAATTTTTGCCTTATCGAGATAG
- a CDS encoding NAD(P)H-binding protein has protein sequence MKKIALIAGASGAVGSEILKNLCASEHYNKVIALARHELEFTHEKLEVKVINFDELKDEVPFIADDVFCALGTTMKVAKHKEQFYKVDVTYPLNFAKFGLECGAKRFVLLSAAGASRKSGSFYLKAKGQAEAKIKELGYSSFHIVRLPLIEAERKDFRLGEYLAIKAFKFIPKGFFDEYRPMRAADIAKVIVQVAQDDHSEGVKIYSPMEYVK, from the coding sequence ATGAAAAAGATCGCCCTTATAGCTGGAGCTAGCGGTGCTGTGGGAAGTGAGATTTTAAAAAATTTATGTGCGAGCGAGCATTACAACAAGGTTATCGCCCTTGCTAGGCATGAGCTAGAATTTACTCACGAAAAGCTTGAAGTAAAAGTAATAAATTTTGACGAGCTAAAAGATGAGGTGCCATTTATCGCTGATGATGTCTTTTGCGCGCTTGGCACGACGATGAAGGTGGCAAAGCACAAAGAGCAGTTTTACAAAGTCGATGTGACCTATCCACTAAATTTTGCAAAATTTGGCTTGGAGTGCGGCGCAAAACGCTTTGTTTTACTCTCGGCCGCAGGTGCTAGCAGAAAGTCAGGCTCGTTTTACCTAAAGGCAAAAGGTCAAGCAGAAGCAAAGATAAAAGAGCTTGGATATAGCTCATTTCACATCGTTAGGCTGCCGCTTATTGAGGCTGAGAGAAAGGACTTTAGGCTTGGCGAGTATCTGGCGATAAAGGCGTTTAAATTTATCCCAAAAGGCTTTTTTGACGAGTATCGTCCGATGAGGGCAGCTGATATCGCTAAAGTGATCGTGCAAGTAGCGCAAGATGACCACAGCGAGGGTGTCAAAATTTATAGTCCGATGGAGTATGTGAAGTGA
- a CDS encoding SDR family NAD(P)-dependent oxidoreductase, with protein sequence MKRYIAITGASSGIGAAVAKAFAKRGENLILIARRGELLEELKSEIAKFSGVDVVIEICDLSKQENAISLWRNLEKYELKALINNAGFGDYNKVGEQNLEKITQMINLNIISLVTLSTLFTKKYKDKDTQLINISSIGGYKIVPNAVTYCASKFFVSAFSEGLYHELAQDKQAKMQAKVLAPAATKTEFGMVATSKESYDYDKAFKKYHTSEQMAEFLLRLYDSHYCVGSVDRDSFEFSLSKPKFDYAIKYEPKDN encoded by the coding sequence GTGAAAAGATATATCGCCATCACCGGAGCAAGCTCAGGCATAGGAGCTGCCGTGGCAAAGGCATTTGCAAAGCGTGGGGAGAATTTGATCCTTATTGCAAGGCGTGGCGAGCTTTTAGAGGAGCTAAAAAGCGAGATAGCTAAATTTTCGGGTGTTGATGTTGTCATAGAGATTTGTGATCTCTCAAAGCAAGAAAATGCCATATCTCTTTGGCGTAATTTAGAAAAATATGAGCTAAAAGCACTTATAAATAACGCTGGCTTTGGCGACTACAACAAGGTCGGCGAGCAAAATTTAGAAAAAATCACGCAGATGATAAATTTAAACATCATCTCACTTGTGACGCTCTCAACGCTCTTTACGAAAAAATATAAAGACAAAGATACGCAGCTCATCAACATCTCTTCGATAGGCGGCTACAAGATCGTGCCAAACGCGGTCACATACTGCGCTAGCAAATTTTTCGTAAGTGCCTTTAGCGAGGGGCTTTACCACGAGCTAGCACAGGACAAGCAGGCAAAAATGCAGGCAAAAGTGCTAGCTCCAGCTGCCACAAAAACAGAATTTGGCATGGTGGCAACTAGCAAAGAGAGCTACGACTACGACAAAGCGTTTAAAAAGTATCACACGAGCGAGCAGATGGCGGAGTTTTTGCTTCGACTTTATGATAGCCATTACTGCGTTGGCTCGGTGGATAGAGATAGCTTTGAGTTTAGTTTAAGCAAGCCAAAATTTGACTACGCTATCAAATACGAGCCAAAAGATAACTAG
- a CDS encoding subtype B tannase → MKGVRVAILGVCLVGACFGNELKFDESKFELKSVQVGDRILKFRAYEGIVYVAKPVSDYQVLNFYVPEDKFSDQKTAIFMPNAIGGYMSAMPPKPEIQNEKPNATLEALLRGYVVASVGARGRTLKDGEKFIGKAPAMIVDLKAAVRYLKFNDKFMPGDANKIISNGTSAGGAMSALLGTSSSAKEYEPYLKGLGAAKADDQIYAASAYCPVTNLEHEDEAYEWMFGDLDKFESIDFSSFDAASFNDRSKKPKTITGELNATQKELSRELKSKFPAYLNSLNLKDAKGHVLSLDENGEGSFKEYINALISKAFTATKSSDKNTFMPKFITLDTQGCSLGYTFKLEDFIASLKRAKEVVAFDGFGLENPENDLFGDSKTPAKHFTKFAKERSGGEMADAGVIKMMNAMNYAKNKEAAKFYRIRQGTNDTDLALAVPAMLALSLKNAGKEVDFEAVWGQGHGGDYDLDELFAWMKRVVEK, encoded by the coding sequence ATGAAAGGCGTTAGAGTTGCTATTTTAGGGGTTTGTTTAGTAGGTGCTTGCTTTGGAAATGAACTTAAATTTGACGAGAGCAAGTTTGAGCTAAAAAGCGTGCAAGTTGGCGATAGGATACTTAAATTTAGAGCTTATGAGGGCATAGTCTATGTGGCAAAGCCAGTTAGTGACTATCAGGTGCTAAATTTTTATGTGCCAGAGGATAAATTTAGCGACCAAAAGACGGCCATTTTTATGCCAAATGCTATTGGCGGCTATATGAGCGCAATGCCACCAAAACCAGAAATCCAGAACGAAAAGCCAAATGCCACTCTTGAAGCGCTTCTTAGAGGCTACGTCGTGGCAAGCGTTGGCGCTAGGGGTAGGACGCTAAAAGATGGCGAGAAATTTATCGGCAAAGCGCCAGCCATGATAGTCGATCTAAAAGCGGCCGTTAGATATCTTAAATTTAACGACAAATTTATGCCAGGCGACGCAAATAAGATCATCTCAAACGGTACGAGCGCAGGCGGCGCGATGTCAGCACTTCTTGGCACAAGCTCCAGCGCAAAAGAGTACGAGCCATATCTTAAAGGGCTAGGCGCTGCAAAGGCGGACGATCAAATTTACGCCGCTTCAGCCTACTGTCCTGTTACAAATTTAGAGCATGAAGATGAGGCGTATGAGTGGATGTTTGGGGATTTGGATAAATTTGAAAGTATTGATTTTTCAAGCTTTGATGCGGCCAGCTTTAACGACAGGAGCAAAAAGCCAAAGACTATCACAGGCGAGCTAAACGCCACGCAAAAAGAGCTCTCGCGCGAGCTAAAGAGCAAATTTCCAGCCTATCTAAACTCGCTAAATTTAAAAGACGCCAAAGGCCACGTGCTAAGCCTTGACGAAAACGGCGAGGGTAGCTTCAAAGAGTATATAAACGCTCTCATCTCAAAGGCATTTACCGCTACAAAAAGTAGCGACAAAAACACGTTCATGCCTAAATTTATAACTCTTGATACGCAGGGCTGCTCGCTTGGATATACATTTAAGCTTGAAGACTTCATCGCTTCGCTAAAACGCGCTAAAGAGGTGGTTGCCTTTGACGGATTTGGGCTAGAAAACCCTGAAAACGATCTCTTTGGTGACAGCAAAACGCCTGCAAAGCACTTTACTAAATTTGCAAAAGAGCGAAGTGGCGGCGAGATGGCGGATGCTGGCGTTATAAAGATGATGAATGCTATGAACTACGCTAAAAATAAAGAGGCGGCAAAATTTTACCGAATAAGGCAGGGCACAAACGACACCGACCTAGCCCTTGCCGTGCCTGCTATGCTCGCTCTCTCGCTTAAAAATGCTGGCAAAGAGGTTGATTTCGAAGCGGTCTGGGGACAAGGACACGGCGGTGACTACGACTTAGACGAGCTTTTTGCTTGGATGAAAAGAGTGGTTGAGAAATAA
- a CDS encoding putative quinol monooxygenase yields the protein MIKKLFLLAVLAAFVFGAEAKVSLYELLSTPNNNSLLKQLGREKILSSKSEPGTQAIFFMSAKSKPELFYVLEFYEDEAAYKKHISSAHFKKFVGASAEILASKKAINVKKRAVISKNLTPERLKDAYFHITNLSLKAKSDAKFEKIIKKYMQKSVDEGAYAQFAFSQKEAPSKWVLVEIYKDEASFESYRHSENYKAYAKERAGLIDEFDGFGLKNETSFSKIKF from the coding sequence ATGATAAAAAAGCTATTTTTACTAGCGGTTTTGGCGGCTTTTGTCTTTGGGGCGGAAGCGAAAGTGAGCTTATATGAGCTGCTTTCAACGCCAAATAACAATAGCTTGCTAAAGCAGCTTGGCAGGGAAAAAATACTAAGCTCAAAGAGTGAGCCAGGCACGCAGGCGATCTTTTTTATGAGCGCAAAGAGTAAGCCGGAGTTGTTTTATGTGCTTGAGTTTTACGAGGATGAGGCGGCTTATAAAAAGCATATAAGCTCGGCGCATTTTAAGAAATTTGTAGGTGCAAGCGCTGAAATTTTAGCTAGTAAAAAGGCTATAAACGTGAAAAAACGGGCTGTGATTTCAAAAAATTTAACGCCAGAGCGTCTAAAAGATGCCTACTTTCACATTACAAATTTAAGCCTTAAGGCAAAAAGCGATGCGAAATTTGAAAAGATCATCAAAAAATATATGCAAAAAAGTGTAGATGAGGGCGCTTACGCGCAGTTTGCCTTTAGTCAAAAAGAGGCACCTAGCAAATGGGTGCTGGTTGAAATTTACAAAGACGAGGCTAGCTTTGAGAGCTACCGCCACAGCGAAAACTACAAAGCTTATGCCAAAGAGCGAGCTGGGCTAATAGATGAATTTGACGGCTTTGGTCTTAAGAACGAGACCTCATTTAGCAAGATAAAATTTTAG
- a CDS encoding tannase/feruloyl esterase family alpha/beta hydrolase translates to MKILNNEMIDAVWNESGEVSADKMSALTGGSKNTIKAKPHCVVHGKLYKRTGSDGKEYAIDYELRLPEQWNEKFLFQGGGGMDGFVAPALGAVPIRTSTATPALLRDYAVVTTNSGHPKPTAEFGLDQQARLDYAYQAIGKVTDASKQILAAAYAKKPKHSYFMGCSNGGRAALIAAQRYPLEFDGVIAANPGFRLSRAAIAQQWDNQALMKIAPKNEKGEKIFANTLTKDDLEKLSHAVLEKCDALDGLKDGIINAWEACKFDPKGLNLAKQKIEAIEKIFNGAKNSKGEQIYSGWFYDSGVSAEGWRQWKLGDSQSAKPNARNITLSSGSVNYYFLTPAQPNFDTINFDFDKDTPKTFETAAINDAISTNLSTFSANGGKLIIVTGVSDPVFSAKDQRDWFKKLEADNKNSQNFAAFFALPGMNHCGGGNGIDDVDPLSALEAWHEKGEAPKSMLAKSKSYADKEFLVCAYPKVATYVGGDTSKASSFVCK, encoded by the coding sequence GTGAAAATTTTAAACAACGAGATGATAGACGCGGTGTGGAATGAGAGCGGCGAAGTATCAGCCGATAAGATGTCTGCGCTAACTGGTGGTAGTAAAAACACTATCAAAGCAAAGCCTCACTGCGTGGTGCATGGCAAACTCTATAAGCGCACCGGCAGTGATGGCAAAGAGTATGCGATTGATTACGAGCTAAGGCTGCCAGAGCAGTGGAATGAGAAGTTTTTGTTTCAAGGTGGGGGCGGTATGGACGGCTTTGTAGCGCCTGCTCTTGGCGCGGTGCCGATACGCACAAGCACAGCCACGCCAGCGCTTCTTAGAGATTACGCGGTAGTTACTACAAACTCAGGTCACCCAAAGCCAACGGCTGAGTTTGGACTAGATCAGCAAGCAAGGCTAGACTACGCCTATCAGGCGATCGGCAAGGTCACAGATGCATCTAAGCAAATTTTAGCTGCCGCATACGCCAAAAAGCCAAAACATAGCTACTTCATGGGCTGCTCAAATGGCGGCAGGGCGGCACTCATAGCGGCCCAGCGCTATCCACTAGAATTTGACGGCGTCATCGCTGCAAACCCTGGCTTTAGGCTATCTCGCGCGGCGATCGCTCAGCAGTGGGACAACCAAGCCCTTATGAAGATAGCTCCGAAAAATGAAAAAGGCGAGAAAATTTTCGCAAATACCCTAACTAAGGATGACCTTGAGAAGCTAAGCCACGCCGTACTAGAAAAATGTGACGCCTTAGACGGACTAAAAGATGGGATCATAAATGCGTGGGAAGCATGCAAATTTGATCCAAAAGGTCTAAATTTAGCGAAGCAAAAGATAGAGGCGATAGAGAAAATCTTTAACGGAGCCAAAAACAGCAAGGGCGAGCAAATTTATAGCGGCTGGTTTTATGACTCAGGCGTGAGCGCTGAGGGCTGGAGGCAGTGGAAGCTAGGCGACTCACAAAGTGCTAAGCCAAACGCTAGAAACATCACGCTTTCAAGCGGCTCGGTGAACTACTACTTTTTAACGCCAGCGCAGCCAAATTTTGACACGATAAATTTTGACTTTGACAAAGACACGCCAAAGACTTTCGAGACTGCGGCGATAAATGACGCCATCTCAACAAACCTTAGCACATTTAGCGCAAATGGCGGCAAGCTCATAATAGTAACTGGCGTTTCAGACCCAGTCTTCTCAGCAAAAGATCAAAGGGATTGGTTTAAAAAGCTAGAGGCTGATAATAAAAATAGCCAAAATTTCGCGGCATTTTTTGCGCTACCTGGGATGAACCACTGCGGTGGCGGTAACGGCATAGATGACGTGGATCCGCTTAGTGCGCTTGAAGCGTGGCACGAAAAGGGTGAAGCGCCAAAGAGTATGCTAGCAAAAAGCAAGAGCTACGCTGACAAGGAATTTCTAGTGTGTGCCTATCCAAAGGTGGCTACATACGTGGGTGGCGACACGAGCAAAGCTAGTAGCTTTGTTTGCAAGTAA
- a CDS encoding NAD(P)H-dependent oxidoreductase: protein MSEILVVSGHTDLENSFANKIILGELKKHLPEAKFDILSELYKNYAIDVKAEQEKLVKADVIVLVYPFFWYGVPSLLQKWFEDVLVHGFSHGSKGDKLRGKKLVLSFTSGAPEELYKKEALQRYEIEEFLPPLRALANMCGMEFAGYVYSGGLSYQSRHDEAKLTLMRQKALDHAKRLGELIGKIS from the coding sequence ATGAGTGAAATTTTAGTCGTATCAGGTCACACCGACCTTGAAAATTCCTTTGCAAATAAGATCATTTTAGGCGAGCTAAAAAAGCACCTGCCAGAGGCTAAATTTGACATACTAAGCGAGCTTTATAAAAACTACGCTATCGATGTAAAAGCTGAGCAAGAAAAGCTAGTAAAGGCTGATGTGATCGTACTTGTTTATCCATTTTTCTGGTACGGTGTGCCATCGCTTTTACAAAAGTGGTTTGAGGACGTGCTAGTTCATGGCTTCTCTCATGGCAGCAAGGGAGATAAGCTACGTGGCAAAAAGCTGGTGCTTTCATTTACTTCTGGCGCGCCTGAAGAGCTTTATAAAAAAGAAGCGCTTCAGCGATACGAGATAGAGGAGTTTCTGCCGCCACTTAGGGCTCTAGCAAATATGTGCGGCATGGAGTTTGCAGGCTATGTTTATAGCGGAGGGCTATCATATCAGAGCAGGCACGATGAGGCAAAGCTTACTTTGATGAGGCAAAAGGCGCTCGATCATGCAAAGAGGCTAGGCGAGCTGATAGGTAAAATTTCATGA
- a CDS encoding DUF2798 domain-containing protein — MSAFMAFFMSFVLTYLNLGFIDGFVKIWLTAYIKAFAVAYPVLLLVSPFVTKLTQILCKK, encoded by the coding sequence ATGTCAGCATTTATGGCGTTTTTTATGTCATTTGTGCTGACATATCTAAACCTTGGTTTTATTGATGGCTTTGTTAAAATTTGGCTAACTGCTTACATTAAAGCCTTTGCGGTAGCGTATCCAGTGCTTTTGCTAGTCTCTCCATTTGTAACAAAACTCACACAAATTTTATGTAAAAAATAA
- a CDS encoding ferritin family protein produces MRQYETYKCEKCGNEIEVQKVGGGTLTCCGEEMKCVTENLTAVNLMKAFAGESQARNKYELYGDLAKEAGYHAIARHFYEAAENEKWHARAEFKKYHELMNDPIDKMDKNLLDAAAGENYEHTTMYPDFAKIAKEEELRDVERLFNAIGKVEVEHEREYLELKKMLDEEGFFESDEEDIWVCEVCGHVHRGKKAPGACPLCKAPKEYFKREFLG; encoded by the coding sequence ATGAGACAGTACGAAACATACAAATGCGAAAAATGCGGCAACGAGATCGAGGTACAAAAAGTTGGCGGCGGTACACTAACCTGTTGCGGCGAAGAGATGAAGTGCGTGACTGAAAATTTAACAGCGGTAAATTTGATGAAGGCATTTGCTGGCGAGTCGCAAGCTAGAAACAAGTACGAGCTTTACGGCGACCTAGCCAAAGAAGCAGGCTATCATGCTATTGCTAGACACTTTTACGAAGCAGCTGAAAATGAAAAATGGCACGCAAGAGCGGAGTTTAAAAAATATCACGAGCTAATGAACGATCCGATCGATAAGATGGATAAAAATTTACTTGATGCGGCAGCTGGCGAAAACTACGAGCATACGACGATGTATCCAGACTTTGCAAAGATCGCAAAAGAAGAAGAGTTAAGAGATGTTGAAAGGCTATTTAACGCGATCGGCAAGGTCGAGGTTGAGCATGAAAGAGAATATCTAGAGCTTAAAAAGATGCTTGATGAAGAGGGCTTTTTTGAGAGCGACGAGGAAGATATCTGGGTTTGTGAGGTGTGCGGACACGTTCACAGAGGCAAAAAAGCTCCAGGTGCTTGCCCACTTTGCAAAGCTCCAAAAGAGTATTTTAAACGCGAATTTCTAGGCTAA
- a CDS encoding DUF5339 domain-containing protein, protein MKKSLLVLATLGFALSLNAADLTDTCKSYFSDIDKMVEAYKQAGQEQQVKIYEDQKKQSMDQLAALPKEQQDATCKQAKEMFAQVMEQMKKQGLLK, encoded by the coding sequence ATGAAAAAATCACTTTTAGTTTTAGCTACTCTTGGCTTTGCACTAAGCCTAAACGCTGCAGATCTTACAGATACTTGCAAATCATACTTCTCAGACATCGACAAAATGGTCGAAGCTTACAAACAAGCTGGACAAGAGCAACAAGTAAAAATTTATGAAGATCAAAAGAAACAATCAATGGATCAACTTGCTGCACTTCCAAAAGAGCAACAAGACGCTACTTGCAAACAAGCTAAAGAGATGTTTGCTCAAGTAATGGAACAAATGAAAAAACAAGGTCTTTTAAAATAA
- the rmuC gene encoding DNA recombination protein RmuC translates to MQQDFYFYAAIFLGVLFLIAIFVIYSFNRDKLELKRNLAQKEQENFEISSNLTNLVSKNSENLQLISEQKARLMSNHERIDELISEIDAIKTKMVQKDEAEDAMERVINELKESIGTANERAKNNEANFNAALAELNQNKNALAEANERENRLKRDMAVLRNEIEAKENSLKEQEANLLKVKNELNLEFSNLANKIFEEKSANFTQNSQNSLDLLLKPLKEQISTFQERVNAVHDESVKGMSALGTQIKHISEIGISMSKEANSLATALKGSNKTLGNWGEIQLERTFEASGLVKDEHYLTQQNFKNEEGKRLIPDFIVKIPDGKHLIVDSKVSLIAYEKAITASNEEELNLALKEHIASMKNHIDSLNSKNYGEIVPDSPDFVLMFIPIEPAYIEAMKFDSSLFDYAFQKRVILVSHTTLMPILRTVANLWRIERGNEEAKNIVKSAIKIYDKVRNVAEHMNRLSNTLNTANKHFNALASSFSGRDGLVSRLENFKRLSPDEQKDIEVKEIGVNNELEKEN, encoded by the coding sequence ATGCAACAAGATTTCTATTTTTATGCTGCCATATTTTTAGGAGTACTATTTTTGATTGCGATATTTGTCATCTATTCATTTAATAGAGACAAACTCGAGTTAAAGAGAAATTTAGCGCAAAAAGAGCAAGAAAATTTTGAAATTTCATCAAATCTAACAAATTTAGTATCTAAAAATAGTGAAAATCTGCAACTAATCAGCGAGCAAAAAGCAAGGCTTATGTCAAATCACGAGCGAATAGACGAGCTCATCAGTGAGATCGATGCGATAAAAACCAAAATGGTACAAAAAGACGAAGCCGAAGATGCGATGGAGCGCGTGATAAATGAGCTTAAAGAGAGTATCGGTACAGCAAATGAACGAGCTAAAAACAATGAAGCAAATTTTAATGCGGCACTAGCCGAACTAAATCAAAATAAAAATGCTTTAGCTGAAGCAAATGAGAGAGAAAATAGATTAAAACGTGATATGGCTGTGCTTAGAAATGAAATAGAAGCAAAAGAAAATAGCCTAAAAGAGCAAGAGGCAAATTTATTAAAAGTAAAAAATGAGTTAAATTTGGAATTTTCTAATCTTGCAAATAAAATATTTGAAGAAAAAAGTGCAAATTTCACACAAAATAGCCAAAATTCTTTAGATCTTTTACTAAAGCCGCTAAAGGAGCAAATTTCAACCTTTCAAGAGCGCGTAAATGCAGTCCACGACGAATCAGTTAAAGGCATGAGCGCGTTAGGAACGCAGATTAAGCACATAAGTGAAATTGGTATCTCAATGTCAAAAGAGGCAAATTCACTAGCCACTGCACTAAAAGGTAGCAATAAAACACTTGGAAACTGGGGTGAAATACAGCTTGAACGCACATTTGAGGCTTCTGGACTTGTAAAAGATGAGCATTACTTGACACAACAAAATTTCAAGAACGAAGAAGGCAAACGTCTTATTCCTGATTTTATAGTAAAGATACCAGATGGTAAACACCTAATAGTTGATTCTAAAGTCTCACTTATAGCTTACGAAAAGGCTATCACAGCCAGCAATGAGGAGGAGCTAAATTTAGCATTGAAAGAGCATATTGCTTCTATGAAAAATCACATAGATAGTTTAAATAGTAAAAATTACGGCGAGATCGTACCTGATAGCCCTGATTTTGTATTGATGTTTATACCAATTGAGCCAGCATATATCGAGGCTATGAAATTTGATAGTTCCCTTTTTGACTACGCATTTCAAAAGCGCGTAATACTAGTATCTCACACTACGCTTATGCCTATTCTTCGCACAGTGGCAAATTTATGGCGCATAGAGCGTGGCAATGAAGAGGCCAAAAATATCGTAAAGAGTGCGATTAAAATTTATGATAAAGTCCGCAATGTGGCCGAGCATATGAATAGACTTAGCAATACACTAAATACTGCAAATAAACATTTTAACGCCCTTGCATCAAGTTTTAGTGGTAGAGATGGTCTTGTTAGTAGACTTGAAAATTTTAAACGCTTGTCTCCAGATGAGCAAAAAGATATAGAAGTAAAAGAGATCGGTGTAAATAACGAATTAGAAAAAGAGAATTAG